A portion of the Deinococcus sp. AB2017081 genome contains these proteins:
- a CDS encoding replication initiator protein A, with the protein MLANNRVPKTQTSWIKEFVSPDDLGTTLRVECTAPRHDVVPHGMDNDVLLGLVNAYISAGMPISGVLRTTSYNLLQYSSLADSGFHYSSLAESLRRFQGTIYKITDSWYDNEQYQFRSVNTSLVMKFVVVDRDRQPDAFRELKADSLLEITLDSDLTASIRGGFIRPLDLQFLRKLSQPLPRLLFRVLSEQRHPHDQPPVGSYQVSLRAWGQHLGILDDRAYRIRRTLDPAHTQLIDQGFLKSVDYLGRGEKQEVIYTFAEFALPPANPEAVSLLTQRGVSHAISVQLAAEFGHEHVKQQVAKFDALLAGGYRARNRAALLVDVIRNPSKYPESGPAAPAPDSVPRRVTPRAPEPLLEPPRTIAGARVLLTGVRLPEPLVQRAAELFVGGHVSATELIGLKQDKDSARTVTTWANREAVDNS; encoded by the coding sequence GTGCTGGCCAACAACCGCGTCCCCAAGACCCAGACGTCCTGGATCAAAGAGTTTGTCTCTCCCGACGACCTCGGCACCACGCTCCGCGTCGAGTGCACGGCTCCCCGGCACGACGTCGTGCCGCACGGCATGGACAACGACGTTCTGTTGGGCCTTGTGAACGCCTACATCTCGGCCGGCATGCCCATCAGCGGCGTGCTCCGCACCACCAGCTACAACCTGCTGCAGTACTCCAGCCTGGCGGATTCCGGCTTCCACTACAGCTCCCTGGCCGAGAGCCTGCGGCGCTTCCAGGGCACCATCTACAAGATCACCGACAGCTGGTACGACAACGAGCAGTACCAGTTCCGCAGCGTCAACACGAGCCTGGTGATGAAGTTCGTGGTCGTTGACCGGGATCGCCAGCCCGACGCGTTCAGGGAGCTCAAGGCGGACTCGCTGCTGGAGATCACCCTCGACAGCGACCTCACGGCCAGCATCCGCGGGGGCTTCATCCGCCCGCTTGACCTGCAGTTCCTGCGCAAGCTCTCCCAGCCCCTCCCCCGCCTGCTCTTCCGCGTCCTGAGTGAGCAGCGCCATCCCCACGACCAGCCGCCCGTGGGGAGCTATCAGGTGAGCCTGCGGGCATGGGGACAACACCTCGGCATCCTGGACGACCGGGCCTACCGCATCCGCCGCACGCTCGACCCCGCGCACACACAGCTGATCGACCAGGGTTTCCTCAAGAGTGTGGACTACCTTGGGCGCGGGGAGAAGCAGGAGGTGATCTACACCTTCGCTGAATTCGCCCTCCCGCCGGCGAATCCCGAGGCGGTGTCCCTGCTCACGCAGCGGGGCGTGAGTCACGCCATCTCGGTTCAGCTCGCCGCGGAATTCGGGCATGAACACGTCAAGCAGCAGGTCGCGAAGTTTGATGCGCTGTTGGCAGGCGGGTACAGGGCCCGCAACCGGGCGGCGCTGCTCGTCGATGTGATCCGGAATCCCTCCAAGTACCCCGAGAGCGGGCCGGCGGCACCTGCGCCGGACTCAGTACCCAGGCGAGTCACTCCTCGGGCTCCTGAGCCCCTTCTGGAGCCGCCACGGACGATTGCTGGGGCTCGGGTACTTCTCACTGGCGTGCGTCTGCCGGAGCCGCTCGTGCAACGGGCTGCCGAACTGTTCGTGGGTGGACACGTCTCGGCAACGGAGCTGATCGGCCTCAAGCAGGACAAGGACTCGGCACGCACTGTGACGACATGGGCGAATCGAGAAGCAGTGGATAATTCGTAG
- a CDS encoding UvrD-helicase domain-containing protein, producing the protein MTGAALTAAQRQVVDAPGHVLVSAGAGSGKTRVLVERLLTLLGSGVRPEAIVCVTFTDLAARELYHRVVDGAQLRSVADPATWAVILRDLPLMTIGTIHSLCAVIARTHPVLSGAGAAFEVLDDTAERLWRRAHLGAVLAALPPDVVTAVPGAWRGDALETLLDDPVRAAVALQRAEATAAADDPSVALGRLFIHVDAAFTALRSAQGVATFADLERFALRALTHDEVRAHAATRVAHVLVDEVQDTSAAQWEILRTLAGGHAVLTLVGDRRQSIYGFRGADPAVFTAAQDLVVARGGCVVDLDVSFRSDPALVQVWKHALPRLLAQDDSAPAQRPTTAGRRVNLPPGPRVEGHVVLGDTADREAALARGVTGALQAQLGRPVFDRVAGRVRGAGWADMTVLLRARTHLGVLEQALRDAGIPYAVHGGRDLYRRPEIQDCVSLLRALADPLDDAALLATLRGPYGGWSDAALLALADARPPGTALWTALQASTSPDVRPTAARLHAWRDAAGTLSASRVLLLADQESLAPAVHAALPDGERRAANLRRFHALLRTWAQDGKWSVPAVARHLGDLISVDAAAGEAPSAVTDAVQVMTVHAAKGLEFPVVAYLGLLLPRHAPPHHVRLDPELGLVVRGEGAGAARWTASTARADGQRRAEHGRLAYVALTRAADHVILGLAAGVGDVGPSAVRAAFPDAPWALYDAASVPPVRALPLVERGGRRVLAARPGPGASLPGHLPVTALAAYARCPQAFAWRHLDGYLPLAPLWSAESADAPVPVRGRDVGTAVHRALECGWTPAELRRRLPGLGDAELAEVRALLAALDDPAYDDLRSGTWAREVPLEAEFGRVVLHGIADAVDRARGLIVDYKTDRDMEPSAHRLQLAVYAAQLKATRAGLVYLRHGHVHWFGPDELAAGRQEVRRLVDRMVALDLAPTPSPAACGPCAYAGVCAHAEIQGAEGEA; encoded by the coding sequence GTGACGGGGGCGGCGCTCACGGCCGCGCAGCGGCAGGTGGTGGACGCGCCGGGGCACGTGCTCGTGTCGGCCGGCGCGGGCAGCGGCAAGACCCGCGTGCTCGTCGAGCGGCTCCTCACCCTGCTCGGCTCGGGCGTGCGTCCGGAGGCGATCGTCTGCGTCACCTTCACCGACCTGGCGGCGCGTGAACTGTACCACCGGGTCGTGGACGGGGCGCAGCTGCGGTCGGTGGCAGATCCGGCCACCTGGGCGGTGATCCTACGCGATCTGCCGCTGATGACCATCGGCACCATCCATTCGCTGTGCGCCGTGATCGCCCGCACACACCCCGTCCTGAGCGGGGCGGGGGCCGCGTTCGAGGTGCTCGACGACACGGCCGAGCGGCTGTGGCGGCGCGCGCACCTGGGCGCGGTGCTCGCGGCCCTGCCACCGGACGTGGTGACCGCCGTGCCGGGGGCGTGGCGTGGCGATGCGCTCGAAACGCTGCTGGACGACCCGGTGCGGGCGGCCGTGGCCCTGCAGCGGGCGGAGGCGACGGCCGCCGCGGATGATCCGTCGGTGGCGCTGGGCCGGCTGTTCATCCACGTCGATGCCGCGTTCACTGCCCTGCGGTCGGCGCAGGGGGTCGCGACCTTCGCGGATCTCGAACGGTTCGCACTCCGCGCGTTGACCCACGACGAGGTGCGGGCACACGCCGCGACCCGCGTCGCGCACGTGCTCGTCGACGAGGTGCAGGACACCAGCGCGGCGCAGTGGGAGATCCTGCGGACGCTGGCGGGCGGGCACGCCGTGCTCACGCTGGTCGGCGACCGCCGGCAGTCCATCTACGGGTTCCGCGGCGCGGACCCCGCCGTGTTCACGGCCGCGCAGGACTTGGTCGTGGCCCGGGGCGGCTGCGTGGTCGATCTCGACGTCTCGTTCCGCAGCGATCCAGCGCTGGTCCAGGTGTGGAAACACGCACTGCCCCGCCTGCTCGCCCAGGACGACAGTGCACCCGCGCAGCGCCCCACCACGGCCGGACGGCGGGTGAACCTGCCGCCGGGCCCGCGGGTGGAGGGACACGTCGTGCTGGGCGACACGGCCGACCGCGAGGCCGCGCTGGCCCGGGGCGTCACGGGGGCGCTGCAGGCGCAGCTGGGGCGGCCGGTGTTCGACCGGGTCGCGGGACGCGTGCGGGGCGCGGGGTGGGCGGACATGACCGTGCTGCTGCGTGCCCGGACGCACCTCGGCGTTCTGGAGCAGGCCCTGCGCGACGCGGGCATTCCGTACGCGGTGCACGGCGGGCGCGACCTGTACCGCCGGCCCGAGATCCAGGACTGCGTGTCACTGCTGCGCGCGCTGGCCGATCCGCTGGACGACGCCGCCCTGCTGGCCACGCTGCGCGGCCCCTACGGCGGGTGGAGTGACGCGGCGCTGCTCGCGCTGGCCGACGCCCGCCCCCCCGGCACCGCGCTGTGGACGGCCCTGCAGGCCAGCACGTCGCCCGACGTCCGTCCCACGGCCGCGCGGCTGCACGCCTGGCGGGACGCGGCCGGCACCCTCAGCGCGTCGCGGGTGCTGCTGCTCGCCGACCAGGAGTCGCTCGCCCCGGCCGTGCACGCGGCCCTCCCGGACGGGGAGCGCCGCGCGGCGAACCTGCGGCGCTTCCATGCGCTGCTACGCACGTGGGCGCAGGACGGGAAGTGGAGCGTGCCGGCCGTGGCCCGGCACCTGGGCGACCTCATCAGCGTGGACGCGGCGGCCGGCGAGGCCCCGAGCGCCGTCACGGACGCCGTGCAGGTCATGACGGTGCACGCCGCCAAGGGGCTCGAGTTCCCGGTCGTGGCGTATCTCGGGCTGCTGCTGCCCCGGCACGCCCCTCCCCACCACGTACGCCTCGATCCGGAGCTGGGCCTCGTCGTGCGCGGCGAGGGGGCCGGCGCAGCCCGCTGGACCGCGTCTACCGCCCGCGCCGACGGGCAGCGGCGCGCGGAGCACGGGCGACTCGCGTACGTGGCCCTCACGCGCGCGGCCGACCACGTGATCCTGGGACTGGCCGCGGGGGTGGGGGACGTGGGGCCGTCCGCCGTCCGCGCGGCCTTCCCGGACGCGCCCTGGGCCCTGTATGACGCGGCCAGCGTGCCCCCGGTTCGGGCGCTGCCCCTGGTGGAGCGGGGCGGGCGGCGGGTGCTCGCGGCGCGGCCCGGCCCGGGCGCGTCGCTGCCCGGGCACCTGCCCGTCACGGCGCTCGCGGCGTATGCCCGCTGCCCGCAGGCCTTCGCGTGGCGGCACCTGGACGGGTACCTGCCGCTGGCCCCGCTGTGGTCGGCCGAGTCCGCGGACGCCCCGGTGCCGGTCCGCGGGCGGGACGTCGGCACAGCGGTGCACCGCGCCCTGGAGTGCGGGTGGACGCCGGCCGAACTCCGCCGGAGGCTGCCGGGCCTCGGCGACGCCGAGCTCGCCGAGGTGAGGGCGCTGCTCGCGGCCCTGGACGACCCCGCCTACGACGACCTGCGGAGCGGCACGTGGGCGCGCGAGGTGCCGCTGGAGGCCGAGTTCGGTCGGGTCGTCCTGCATGGGATCGCGGACGCCGTCGACCGGGCGCGCGGACTGATCGTCGACTACAAGACGGACCGGGACATGGAGCCGTCCGCGCACCGCCTGCAGCTCGCGGTGTACGCCGCGCAGCTGAAGGCGACCCGGGCAGGCCTGGTGTATCTGCGGCACGGACACGTGCACTGGTTCGGGCCGGACGAGCTGGCAGCGGGGCGGCAGGAGGTGAGGCGGCTGGTCGACCGCATGGTCGCCCTCGACCTGGCACCCACGCCGTCGCCAGCGGCGTGTGGCCCCTGCGCGTACGCCGGAGTGTGTGCCCATGCGGAGATACAGGGGGCAGAGGGTGAGGCATGA